Below is a genomic region from bacterium.
GGCATCGTGGTGTTTCAAACCTCGCTCGCCGATTACTTCAACACCTGGCTGGGCATCCGGCCGGACGGCATGCTGCTGGCGGCCCTTTTCCTGGGCATCTACCGGGGAAAGGAAACGGGAGTCGTGGGCGGCTTCCTGCTCGGCCTGATGGAGGATGTGCTCAGCGGCGGGTTGTTGGGGGTCAACGCACTCACCAAAGGTCTGATCGGGAACTTCGCCGGCGGGCTGCGCCGAAATGTAACGAGCCGCGATATTCTCTTTCAGGGCGGGCTCGGCTTTTTCGCCACCATCTTCGACATCACCGTCTCGGCCTTCCTTCTGGCGATCTTCCTGCCCGACTTCCCCATTCCCAAGCAATACTGGTGGGAAGGCGCCAAAAGCACCATACTGAACGCGGCGCTCGGTCCCGTGATCATCGGCCTTCTCGGCGCCGCCCACGCCCGGATAATCCCGGCAACGGGCGGGGTCCCCTATCCGGAGCGAGTTTAGGAATGCCTCCTTCACTGTTCACCCGGCTGAACTTCGAAACCCCGGATAGCTATCGCCGCCGGGTCCGGATTTTCACGACCCTGGTGGCCGTCGTCCTCCTCGCCTTCTTCCTCAGGCTCTGGTATCTGCAGGCGATCCAGGGAGAGCAGTTCCGCAAGCTCTCCGAGAGCAACCG
It encodes:
- the mreD gene encoding rod shape-determining protein MreD; this translates as GIVVFQTSLADYFNTWLGIRPDGMLLAALFLGIYRGKETGVVGGFLLGLMEDVLSGGLLGVNALTKGLIGNFAGGLRRNVTSRDILFQGGLGFFATIFDITVSAFLLAIFLPDFPIPKQYWWEGAKSTILNAALGPVIIGLLGAAHARIIPATGGVPYPERV